One Thalassophryne amazonica chromosome 10, fThaAma1.1, whole genome shotgun sequence genomic region harbors:
- the LOC117519145 gene encoding transmembrane protein 205-like: MSADQEPTFTVKMLQLLLLSTYWGMQIWVTFISSFVMDSHLTRHTYGFIQSRLVPFYLHLGAACAFFNLTIYAIYHPSDLLDEREAFQIFIFFVSVTVAAINAQWFGQMASEMMADMHLMEQACGLGQDIGLSSNRKAYAKLCETDVKYRHLSSRLWLYRLLSSLCNLCCICCNFYSLCNMAENLVAL, translated from the exons ATGTCTGCTGACCAGGAGCCCACGTTCACAGTCAagatgctgcagctgctgctgctctccaccTACTGGGGGATGCAAATCTGGGTCACATTCATTTCAA GCTTTGTGATGGACAGCCACCTCACCAGACACACATACGGTTTCATTCAGAGTCGGCTGGTGCCCTTCTATCTCCACTTGGGTGCAGCTTGTGCCTTCTTTAACCTCACCATCTACGCCATCTATCATCCCAGCGACTTGCTAGATGAGCGAGAAGCCTTTCAG ATCTTCATCTTCTTTGTGTCTGTGACGGTGGCGGCCATTAACGCTCAGTGGTTTGGTCAAATGGCGTCAGAGATGATGGCTGACATGCACCTTATGGAGCAGGCGTGCGGCCTGGGCCAGGACATAGGCCTGTCATCCAACCGCAAAGCTTATGCAAAACTGTGCGAGACGGACGTGAAATACCGCCACCTGAGCAGCCGCCTGTggctgtacagactgctgtcatcCCTCTGTAACCTCTGCTGCATCTGCTGCAACTTCTACAGCCTTTGCAATATGGCTGAAAACCTCGTGGCACTCTAA